GAGCGAATTGAACAGCAGCGCCGTGCCGCCGTAACTGATGAATGGCAGCGCAACGCCGGTCGTCGGCAACAGGTGACTGGCAACTGCGATGTTGATGAACGCATACAGAACGATGGCGATGGTGACGCCTGTGGCCACGTACCGACCATACAGGTCGGGAGCGTGCTTGGCGATGATGATGCCGCAGGCAAGCAGGCCTGCGAAAAGCAGGAGCACCACCAGCGCGCCAATAAAGCCGTACTCCTCGCCGATGACCACGAAAACGAAGTCGTTGTAGGAGAGAGGCAGGTACAGTTCGCGCTGCTTGCTGGCCCCGAGGCCGAGGCCGAGCAGGCCGCCATTGCCTAGGCCGAGCAACGCCTGCCTGACCTGATAGCTCAACTGATCCTCTCCGCCGCCAAATGCCACCAGACGGGCCACGCGATACGGCGCGGCAATCGCGAACGCCGCCGCGATCGGAATCAGCGCCGCGCCCGTAGCCAGGAGGTGCTTGATTCTGATGCCGCCGATAAACATCAGCGTGAAACCGATCAGCGCAATCAGCGAGGAGGTGCTGAAGTTCGGCTCAAGCGCAACCAGAACAACCACAGTCATCAGCAGAATCAGCATCGGATAGTAACCGGTGTGCAAATCCCTGATATAGTTTCGCTTTTCGGCAAGCAACCGCGAAAAGTGCAGGATGATCGCGTACTTGGCAAGATCGGAAGCCTGGAACTTCAGCGGCCCGAAGCCGAGCCATCGGGCCGCACCATGAATAACACCGACAAGTTTGAGCACCAGCAGCATGGCCAGCGCCACGATGCTGAGGAACAACAAAGCTTTGCTGGCCTTCATGAACAGATGGTAGTCGATATGGCCGACCGCAAAGATCACGCCAAGCCCCAGCACGGCAAAGGTGAGCTGACGCCAGAGGAAGTATTGCGGATCGGCGAACTTCTTTTCAGCCCAGCCCGCGCCGCTGCTGTAAACCACCACAATGCCGATACACATCAGCACCACCACGATGAAGAGCAGCAGCTTACCCGCAAAAGCATCCCCGTTACCCGGCTGTGCCGGAAGCAGCTCCGGTGTTCCGCCGGACAAGTCCGGCATGGTCAGAAACTTCAGCATGATGCCATCTCCCGTACCGATTGCTTGAACTGCCTGCCCCGATCCTCGAAATCGCTGAACATGTCGAAGCTTGAACAGGCAGGCGAAAAGAGCACGCTCCCGCCGGGTCGGGCCGACTGGCGGGCCAGCTCGACAGCCTCGTGAAGCGATGCGGCCTCGAAGACCGGCACAACGCCACGAAACGCCTCCGCAATCTTGCCGCGCGACTCGCCGATAGCCACGATGCAGGAGACCTTCTCCTTCACCAGCTCGGCGATGGATGCGTAGTCGTTGCCCTTGTCGCGCCCGCCAGCAATGAGCACCATGCCAGCCGGAACGGTCTGGAGAGCCTGACGCATGGCATTGACATTGGTGGCTTTGGAGTCGTTGATCCAGTCCACGCCGCAGAACGAGCCGACAAACTCCTGCCTGTGCTCGACGCCACCGAACTCCGAGAGGCTCCGGCGCACCGCGTCGTCCCGAACACCTGCCGCGCGGGCGGCCGCCACTGACGAGAGCACGTTGTACAGGTTATGCTCGCCGCGAAACCCTGGCTTCATGACCTCATCGACCGGCATGAATTGCTCCGTCAGGCCCGCCGTCCGGATAACAATCCAGCCGTCAGCCACCGAAACAAAGTCCTCCGAAACACCCTCAAACGACTCGGCCTTCAGGCCGGTGCGCACCACCTTGAACGGCCACGGCCCGTCACCCTCGAAATGGGCGCGCAGCAGTGGATCGTCGTGGTTGTAAATCAGCGTATCTCCGGCCTGCTGCGATGCGTGAATGCGGAACTTCGCCCTGGCGTAGGCGTGAATGTCGCCGCCGTAGCGATCCATGTGGTCGGGCGTGATGTTGGTCAGCACGGCAATGTTTGGCCGGAACGAGCTGCACCCTTCGAGCTGGTAGCTGCTCAGCTCCAGCACGGCGATGTCGTCCGGCTCCATGCCGGAAACCTCCGACGAAAAGGGCGTGCCGATGTTGCCCACGCTGAACGCGCGGTAGCCTTGCTGCTCGCCATCAGCCTCGCAGATACGGTGAATGAGCGTAGCCGTGGTGGTCTTCCCGTCCGTACCGGTGATGCCGATAATGCGCGCCCGGCAGAACCACGAGGCCAGCTCGATCTCGCTGACCACGGAAATGCCGCGAGCCTCCATCTCCCGGATGACCGGAGCAGTACGCGGAATACCGGGGCTCACCACGCACAATTCCGCCTCGAACACCCGCTCCGAGTGCCCGCCCTCTTCGAACGGCACGCCAAGCGCCCGCATTTGCTCCGCAGCTTCGGCTTTGACGGTGCCAAACTCGCTGACCAGCGGACGCGCTCCGGCACTGGCAAGCAGGCCAGCTGCAGCCACTCCGCTTTTTCCGGCGCCGATAACCGACACCGCCACTCCTTTCAGCGCTTCCGGATTCACGTTATCGTAGTTTCAGGGTCATGAGGCTTGTCAAAAACAACAGGATCGAGATGATCCAGAAGCGGATAACAATCTTCTGCTCCGGCCATCCCTTCAGCTGGAAATGGTGGTGCAGGGGAGCCATCAGAAAGATGCGACGCCCCTCTTTGAACCGCCATTTGGTGAACTTGAACCAGGCCACCTGCATGGAGACCGACAAGGTCTCGATGAAAAAGATTCCGGCCAGCACCGGCAGGAGCAGCTCCTGCTTGATCATGAGCGCGATCACCGCAATGGCGCTGCCGAGGGCGAGCGACCCCGTGTCGCCCATGAAGACCTCCGCCGGATTCGAGTTGAACCACAGAAAGCCCACGCACGCCATGACAATCGCCATGCTGACCACGGCGATCTCACCGGCCCCGGAGATGAACGGAATGCTCAGATACCCCGCATAGACGGCATTGCCGCCAAGGTACGCAAAGAGACCGAGAGCCATCGTCACGATCGCTGCGTTACCCGCCGCCAGACCGTCGAGGCCATCGGTCAGGTTCACCGCGTTTGAGACCGCCGTGATGATGAAGATCACCACCGGAATGTAGAAGATGCCGTAATCAACGGAGAAATTTTTCAGGAAGGGCACGCTCGTCTTGGAGAGCAGCACCGAAAAAGCGGGATCGTTCCAGGTGTAGAAGCCGACGACCAGCCCGAGTGCGACCTGCCCGACCAGCTTGTACTTTCCGGCAAGTCCACCCTTGATCTTCAGCACAACCTTGCGGTAGTCGTCGATAAAGCCGATCAGCCCCATCCAGAGCACCGCAAGCATGATCAGCCACACATGCGGGTCATCGACCTTGGCCCAGAGCAGCGCCGAAATTTCAACCGCCAGAATGATGAGCAGGCCGCCCATCGTCGGGACATCCTTTTTCTTGCGATGCTCCTCCGGAGCCTCCTCCTTGACCGGTTCGAGGAAGTGGGATTTAAGGAAACGGATGAACGACGGCCCGGCAAAAACGGTAATCAGAAGAGCGGTGATGGCAGCCGCACTTGCCCTGAAGGTCAGGTATTCGATCACCCGCATTCCCGGCGGGTTGAACATTTCGTTGATGTATCGAAGAAAATAGTAGAGCATTGGTCAGTCAGATACTTCCTTGATTGGGGTCATTCGTTTCACAAGCGCTTCGGCAGCCAGTTCGAGCTTCATGCCACGTGAGCCTTTGAAGAGCACCGCGTCGCCCGGCCTGACGTAGTCGCCGAGGAAGGCATCAAGATCATCCATGGTCTCAAAATGGCCAAGGCAGCGCTCTTGCGCATTCTGGCAACAGGAACCGGCAAGCGGCCCGATAGTGACGCAACCGTCGATTGGCAGCTGGCGAATATAGTTGCCGATCGATTCATGTTCAAGCGCCGCGTTGCCGCCCAGTTCGAGCATGTCGCCAATCACAGCGAGCTTCCGGCCCGAGCAGTCGAGACTGGCAAGCGTGTCGAGCGCCAGACGCACCGAGTCGGGATTGGCGTTGTAGGTGTCGTTGAGCACCACCACGCCGCCCGCCTCCAGCAATTCCATGCGTTTCCAGCCGCTCGCGGGCATCAGTTCGCCGAGACCGCTGGCGATCTGTTCGGGCGCGAGGCCGAAGTGTGCGCCGACCGCCGCCGCGGCCACGGCATTGGTGACGTTGTGGCGGCCAATGAAGTTCATCGCAACCGGCTGGCGGATTCCAGCTTCGGAACAGAGCGTGAACGCGATGCGGCCCACCCGGTCGCTGCCGACCTCTTCGGCCCACCACGCACACGGCTCGCCCGGCACAGCTCCATAACAGATTTTGCGCGACAGCGACGCACCTGCGGCAGCAAGACGATGGTCGTCGAGATTGACGAAAGCCGTGCCGCCGCTCACTTCGAGATAATCGAACAGCTCTGCCTCGGCTTTGGCCACGCCGTCGAGGGAGCCGAAAAATTCGAGATGCTCGTGACCGATGTTGGTCAACAGCCCGTGGGTCGGCCGCGCTATCGAGGCGAGAAAAGCCATTTCACCGGGGTGGTTGATGCCCATTTCGATGACCGCCATCTCGGTATCGCGGCGCAATTGGAACAGGGTCAGCGGCACGCCGAGATGGTTGTTGTAGTTGCCCTGCGTCACCCGCACCTTGAAGGCGGTGGAGAGCACCGCGGCCACCATCTCCTTGGTGGTGGTCTTGCCGTTGCTGCCGCCGATGCCGATCACCGGAATGTCGAAGCGCTCCCGATAGGCCGTAGCGAGCTGCTGAAAGGCTGCGACCGGATCGTCGGCAACCAGAAAGCGGCGGCCTTCGCCCCGATGCTCCGAGCCATGCTGGCTGAACCATTCGCTCGAGACCACCGCCCACGACGCGCCGTTGGCGAACACCGCGCCGACAAAGCGGTGGCCGTCGGTGCGCTCGCCCGGAAGGGCTACAAACACCGCGCCCTCGACCACCTTGCGAGAATCGATCACCACCACCGGATCGACGAGTTGATACCGCTCATCGACATCCGAGGCCTCGATCCGGCCTGCACGGTTGAAATCGCTGTAGATCAGCGCCCCTTTCATGACTGCTCCTTTACTTCCCTTTCAAAATGCACTTCGGCAAAACAGGCCGCAAGCGTTTCACGGTCGGAAAAATGGTGTTTCCGGCCCGCCACCTCCTGATACTCTTCATGACCTTTGCCGGCCACCAGCAGAATGTCACCGGTGCCGAGACCTTCTACCGCCCGCCGGATGGCTTCAGCGCGATCGGAAATTCTGAGATGCACCCGGCCCGCCATGCCCGCCTCGACCTCGTCGAGAATCAATTCGGGATTTTCATCCCTCGGGTTGTCGGAAGTCAGAATAACCCGGTCGGCAAGCTCGGCAGCGATGCGGCCCATCTCGGGGCGCTTCTTCCGATCGCGATTGCCTCCGCAGCCGAACACCACCGAGAGCTTCGAGCCGGAGGGCGTCACCGCACGCAGGGTTTCGAGCGCCTTCTGCAGCGCATCGGGCGTATGGGCGTAATCGACCACGCCGCAGCGGGAACGGTCGGCGCTCCAGATCCGCTCCATCCGCCCCGGCACGGCCTCCGATTCGGCAAGCCCGGCAAGCGCCTTGGCGGGATCAAGACCGAGACTGATGCCCACCGCGAAGGCTTCGAGCATATTCATCACATTGTACTCGCCCGGAAGTGGCACTTGCATGGTGGCCGACTGGGCGCCAAAAGTGACTTCAGCCGTCGAACCTTCAACCGTCGAAGCAGAGATGAACGCCCGAAAACGGTGATCCGAATCGCAGAGCGATGAATTCCCGGAAAGCGAGCAACAGTAAAGGTAATCATTCGGAAGCCCGGCGGCCATGAAACCAGCCTGCGGGTCGTCCGCATTGAGAACGGCGAAGCCATCATCAGTCAGGCGGCTGAACAAGAGGCGCTTGGCTGCTGCATACTCCTCCATCGTTTCGTGGAAATCGAGATGCTCCGGTGTGAGGTTGGTAAACACGGCTGACCTGAAGCGCAGGCCGTGCACGCGGTCAAGCACAAGCGCGTGGGAGGAGACCTCCATCACAGCCGCGCAGCAACCGGCATCGACCATCTGCCGGAAAAGCGCATGCAGGCCGTTCGGCTCCGGAGTGGTGCGTTCGAGTTCGATGTCGCGATTGCCGATGCGGCAAAGCCCCGTACCGATGTACCCGGCGGGAATGCCCGCAGCGTTGAGCATCGAGCTGATGAGCCGCGCGGTGGTGGTTTTGCCGTTCGTGCCGGTCACGCCGATCAGCATGAGCTGGTCAGAGGCGTTGCCGTAGCAGTTTTTCGACAGCTCGGCGAGCGCCTTGCGGCTCTCGGTGACGCGCAGGTAGCAGACGCCGTCACGCAGTTCGGCGGGGTACGCCTCGCAGACAATCGCAACCGCTCCGGCCTCGATGGCGCTGTCGATATGCAGATGCCCGTCGGTGATGAAGCCGCGTACGGCCACGAAGATGGAACCCGGCCCGATCTGCCGCGAGTCACTGCTCACGCCGGAAACCGGCCGGTCAGACGCGCACGCGCCCCGGCGATCGACCAGACCGCCAAGTCCGTCGATCAGCTCACCGAGCTTCGCGCAAGCGCTTCCGTTCCCCGTGTCACTCATCACTTTTCTTTCTTTTTCCGCTCCAGATGCACCGTCACCCGTGACTCTTTGCGAACCTTCGTGCCAGGCGCCACGCTCTGGGAGGTCACGTACCCGTCATCATCTCCGGTTCTGCCCATCGAAAGTCCGTGCCATTCGAGCAGTTTCGAGGCTTCGTTCCCGCTGAGCCCTTGCAGCACGGGCACCGCCACGGTCGCAATGCCGTCCAGCCGGGACCGCTCCGGCGACTTCAGCTCCAGGCGGCGCTGCATTTCGGGTGAACAGGCCAGCGCCCGCCCACAGACTCTCGAAAAAACCGGTGCAGCAACAGCGGATGCATAATACGCCGTCTTCGGCTCATCGACAACGATAATCGCCGCATATTGAGGGTTTTCAGCCGGAAAATACCCCACGAACGACGAGAGATAATGGCTCCAGCCATGATAGCTCCCGTTATAAAATTTCTGCGCCGTTCCGGTCTTGCCAGCCACCGCAACCCCTTCGATGGCTGCAGACTGGCCGGTGCCCTCTTCAACCACAGGACGGAAATACTCTCTGGTTATGTAACGCGCGGATTCTGGCTCCAGCGCCTGCACCACTTTTTTCGGCTCGTTCTCCATAACGACCCGGCCGTCAGGATCGATAATACGCCTGACGATATAGGGGCGCATCCGGGCTCCGTCATTGGCCAGCGTCGCATAGGCCTGAAGCACCTGCAGCGGCGTGGCCATAACCTGATAGCCATAACCCATCCACGGCAGGGTCAGCTTGCCCCAGTCGGAAACCGGCTTGAGCAGCCCGCTCGATTCGCCAATAAGTCCGACGCCGGTTTTCTTGCCGAAACCAAGAGCCGTGGCATAGTGATAGAAATTCTCCGGCCCGAGCTGCAGGGCGGTGCTCGCAGCCACGACGTTACTCGACTCCGTGATCGCCTTCCGGAAGGGAATCAGCCCGAGAGGCTCATGATCTCTGACCGGTTTTCCATGAATCATCAGCAGCCCTTCGTGCCCGTCCACCACGTGCGAAGCCTTCCAGTGAAGCACCTCGGTCGCACCGGCCGCCATGACGAGCTTGAAGGTGGAGCCCGGTTCGAACATATCGGTAACCGCCCGGTTACGCATTCTGGCGAAGGTCACGCCTTTGCGAGAGTTCATGTCGAAGGTCGGGTAGTTGGCCATGGCCAGAATCTCGCCGCTGCGGACATCCATCACGATGCCCATGGCTGCGGTGGCCTGCTGCTCGTTGACCGCCCGCATGATCTCATCCTCGACAATGGCCTGAATATCCGCATCAATGGTCAGCTCCACACTGTTCCCGCCGAGCGGAGGCACCTGCTCAACATCGGGCGCCGGGTAAAGCTCACCGATTGCCGAACGGTAGAAAACCCTTGAGCCCTCGCCGCCCCGAAGCCGCTTTTCGAAGCTCTTTTCCAGACCGCTGACGCCAAGGTTGTCACGATCGGTCAGGCCGATGAGCTGGGCCGCGACGTTAAGGTAATGGCGCTGCTGCTCGCGTCTGAAATCGATCCCTTTCAGTCCTGCGGTCATCAGACCGGCAGCTTTCGTAACCGGCACGTTGCGCTCCATCCAGACAAAGCGCCGTTTGCGCTTCAGCTTTTTAAGGTAGTAGTAGCTGCTCTTGCCGAAATTCTGAGAAAAAAGCCTCGCAACCTGCGACCGGTCTTTGATGCGGGAGGGATCGGCAGCAAAGGATATGGTCTCGACACTTTCGGCAAGCGGTCGCCCGTGACGGTCAAGAATGCTCCCTCTGCGCCCATGCTCATCGATTTTTCTTACATACTGCCGGCTTGCCTTTTCTCGGTATTTGCCGACATCAAGCACCTGAATCCGGAGCAGCTGCATCACGATTGCCGTAAAAAAGACAAGCATGAGCACCCCGATGATGCCAAGACGCAGGCCGAAATCCCGGTCACCGGAGCCCGCAGCATGCTGCTGCTGTATCCCTTGCTCTTCGTTCATGCAATTATCACCGTCACGCGTCAAGGCTTGAGTTCCACCGGAGGCACGGGTGACGCGCTGAGGCCGAGCTGCTGTGCATAGCCGGTAATGTTCCGGATGCTCTGCAACTGCCGGATCTCAAGCGCCTGTGCTGTGGTGATGCTGGTGCTGATCCGCAACTGCTCGCGGAGCCGCTCGTTACGCAGGGCCAGATCGTTGATGGCCAGCGTACTGCCGATCTGGAAGAGAAAAATCCCTGTTACCGCCAAAAGATACAGAAAGCTCCTCAGGCGCAGGATTGCACCGAGATTGAACGCCGTCGAAGACAGCTTCGGCGAAGTCGACGGAACCGGTTCGGACTCGTAGCCACTGAACGGCTGCCGTTCACCGAGCACATCTACACCAGCGAACTCGTACCCTCCAAAGCTATCACGCTTCTCATCTAAAAATGCTTTCGCTTTACCCGCAAGGGCGGTAAACGAGCTTCCGGCACGCCTCAAAACGCTCATGGGACACCTCCTTGTCAGGGTTAAAGTTTTTGAATAACCCGGAGACGCGCACTTCGCGCTCTCGGATTCCGACTGACTTCGGCCTCACCGGCCTGCACCGATTTTCTGGTCACCAGTTCAGCTTCGGCCGGCTTGAGCGGCTCTCGCAACGGGAGGCCTTTCGGACCCCAGTCCGCCGTGCAACGGGCGCTGAAAAAACGCTTGACGATCCGGTCTTCGAGAGAGTGGTAACTGATCACCGCAAAACGCCCACCGGGCGAAAGCACGGCAAAGCCGTCTTCAAGCGCCTGCTGAAGAACACCGAGTTCATCGTTGACCTCGATCCGCAGCGCCTGGTAAATCCTCGAAAGGGTCTTGATTGGGGAGTCCTTTCGCGGGCAGGCCCGGCGAACCACCTCGGCAAGCCCTCCGGTGGTCGTGATAGGAGCAACGCTTCTGGCGCTCACCACGGCTCTGGCAATCCGGCCGCCATGCGCTTCCTCGCCATACCTGAAAAACAACCGCGCCAATGCCTGCTCTTCATAATCGTTGACAATGTCGGCGGCCGTCAGCGGGCCGTCCGGATCCATCCTCATATCGAGCGGGCCGTCCCTGAGATAGCTGAAACCCCGGACAGGTGTATCGATCTGGAATGATGAAACCCCGAGGTCGAGCAGCAACCCCATGACTTCCAGACCCTCTCCGGGGCCACGCTTAACCGGAGCAAGCAGCTCCCGGACCATGCTGAAGTTGCCTCTGAGCAGTATCGCCTTGTCGCCGAAATCCTGAAGCTTCTGCCCGGCGGCTTCAAGCGCGTAGCTGTCCTGATCGATGCCCACCAAAAGCGACTCGCCATCGAGCGCGTCAAGCCGCCGGAGCAGCTCCAGCGAATGCCCGCCGCCGCCAAGCGTTCCGTCGATGTAGATCCCCGGCCGCGTGACAAGGAGCGAAGTGGTCGCATCGGCCAGAACCGGCTCATGATACTCCTGATTTCCCATCACCTTTGACATATCGGTTGGCAAGCCCGGAGAAACTTCCCGCGTTATCGGCCAGAAGCTGTGTGAGTCTGTCCGGATTCCAGACGATCATCTTCGCGTTGGCGCCAATCACGACCGCCTCACGCTCAATTCCTGCATGGTCAAGCATCTCGCGAGAAAGCGCGATTCTTCCGGAGCGATCGAGTTCAAGCTGGTCGAGGCGGGCATAGATCATGGTGGTCAGCAGGCGCTCTTCAGGATTGAAATCGGAAAGCTTGAGTAGCTGGTGCTCCTTTTCATTCCAGACCGCCGGTTCGTAGAGTTCGAGCGAGCCGTCATCAGCTTTAAAGACATAGAGCACCTCATGCCGCTTCGCTTTTTCCGCACTCTCCTCATCCTTCTGGCGAAGGAATTTTCGACGAAACCTGGCCGGAATCAGAAGCCGGCCCTTGTCGTCAACGGTGTGCTGCTCTCTACCGATGAATCCGGGCATAATCTCCCCACTTTTTCCCACTTTCCCCACTTTAAATGTAGGCAATCGAAAGTTTAAAAAAAATAGTACACTCAAGTCTGGAGAGGCAAAAAACAGTAATAAAGCAGAAACAGTGCGATGCCATCCAAGTACCGCGAAACCGTCATCGACGGCTACAACCTGATTCACAAACTCCGCGACATCGCGCCCGGCGAACCGATGGCCTCCATGCGGGAACGGCTTGAAGCGATGCTCACGCGCTACCGGCAGAAAAGCCGCCGCCACGTTACCGTGGTCTATGACGGCGGTGGCGGGCCGAGGGCTCATTCGTCGCGCGGCAGCATCGAGGTCACCTACAGCGGTTCGCTCAAATCCGCTGACCGCTGGATCATCGACCATGCCCGCTCGCTGGAGCCTCGCCCCGGCATGATGCTGGTGGTCAGCTCCGATCGTGAAATCCAGCGGCACGCCACCGCATGGGGCGCCCGCTGCATCGATTCCGAAACCTTTATCGAGGAGCTGGCGGCGATGGGCATCACCACGAATGGTGATGGAGGTCCGTCCCGCAAGGCCGGAGAGCAAAGCACCAGTTCAGCCCCGCTGTCCGACAAAGAGGTGGACTACTGGCTCAGGATGTTCGACAGGAAAAAATGAGGCGCACAAACCGCCACCATTTCTTTTGACAATTTATTATACTTAATGGCACCTTGACCGTTTGTGCATGGCCGCGCCTTTGGCGAAACTGCGAGGCAGCTACTGTGCTCAGGGCGACCCTTTGAACTTATTTTTACGCATCCCCTTAACCGACGACCGAATCATGTCCGATAGCAGTGCAATGAACAACGATCACTGGCGGGAGCTTGAAGAATGGAGAGGAAAAATCGATGAAATCGACCGGCAGTTAGTCCCGCTGCTCTGCCAACGCCTGCAATTCGCAGGGAACATCAGCGCCGTCAAATCGAGGATCGGAGAAACCGTGCTCCAGCCTGAACGCGAAAAAGAGGTGTTTGCCAACGTCCTGAAGCAGGCCGATTCACCCCTGATGAGCCAGGCACTCGAAAAGATCTACCACAGCATCCTCAATGAATCGCGCGTGTTCCAGCAGGAGAGCCAGCAGAATCCAGCCTCCCGATAAGACTCCACGTCTTTGTTATGCCTCGCCAATCCAAGCCCTTCCGTTCAGCCATTGTCCGTGCGATGCTTGCCGTTCCGCTCATCGTCGTTGCACTGTTTGTGCTGGTTCCCGGGCTGAACTCCGTTCGGCAACATGAAGCCGAGCCGCGGATCGCTGTGCATCGCGGCGACAGCTTCCGGCAAATTGTCGAATCGCTGCATGACGCCGGAGCCGTCCGGTTCCGCTGGCCGCTCCTGGCCGCCGGAGTGCTGAACCCAAAGCTGCGCAACATCAAGCCGGGCCGCTACACCGTGCCCCGGAACTTGTCCTCCGTCGCGCTCCTCGATTATCTTCATTCGCGTCCGCAGGATGAAGTGCGCCTCATGATCCCCAACGGCGTGGAACAGACGCAGATCGCTTCGATCATCGCCGGGGGGCTCGACATCGATTCGACCGCGTTCATGGCAGCAACACGCGACCCGAAGCTGCTCCAGTCGCTCGGCATTGAAGGGCGCAGCACCGAAGGGTACCTGTTCCCCGGCACCTACAACTTCCCTTGGGCAAGCACGCCCGACGAGGTAGTAACCTTCCTCACCAGACAGTTCAGATCGTTTTACTCCGACAGCCTGCAACAACGGGCCAAAAGCGCCGGACTTGACGAAAACCGGCTGCTCACGCTGGCCTCCATCGTCGAAGCCGAAACGCCGCTCGATGAGGAAAAGCCGGTCGTGGCGAGCGTTTATCTGAACCGCCTGAAACGAAACATG
This portion of the Chlorobaculum parvum NCIB 8327 genome encodes:
- the rsmH gene encoding 16S rRNA (cytosine(1402)-N(4))-methyltransferase RsmH, whose protein sequence is MGNQEYHEPVLADATTSLLVTRPGIYIDGTLGGGGHSLELLRRLDALDGESLLVGIDQDSYALEAAGQKLQDFGDKAILLRGNFSMVRELLAPVKRGPGEGLEVMGLLLDLGVSSFQIDTPVRGFSYLRDGPLDMRMDPDGPLTAADIVNDYEEQALARLFFRYGEEAHGGRIARAVVSARSVAPITTTGGLAEVVRRACPRKDSPIKTLSRIYQALRIEVNDELGVLQQALEDGFAVLSPGGRFAVISYHSLEDRIVKRFFSARCTADWGPKGLPLREPLKPAEAELVTRKSVQAGEAEVSRNPRARSARLRVIQKL
- the mraZ gene encoding division/cell wall cluster transcriptional repressor MraZ translates to MPGFIGREQHTVDDKGRLLIPARFRRKFLRQKDEESAEKAKRHEVLYVFKADDGSLELYEPAVWNEKEHQLLKLSDFNPEERLLTTMIYARLDQLELDRSGRIALSREMLDHAGIEREAVVIGANAKMIVWNPDRLTQLLADNAGSFSGLANRYVKGDGKSGVS
- a CDS encoding NYN domain-containing protein, with amino-acid sequence MPSKYRETVIDGYNLIHKLRDIAPGEPMASMRERLEAMLTRYRQKSRRHVTVVYDGGGGPRAHSSRGSIEVTYSGSLKSADRWIIDHARSLEPRPGMMLVVSSDREIQRHATAWGARCIDSETFIEELAAMGITTNGDGGPSRKAGEQSTSSAPLSDKEVDYWLRMFDRKK
- a CDS encoding chorismate mutase is translated as MSDSSAMNNDHWRELEEWRGKIDEIDRQLVPLLCQRLQFAGNISAVKSRIGETVLQPEREKEVFANVLKQADSPLMSQALEKIYHSILNESRVFQQESQQNPASR
- the mltG gene encoding endolytic transglycosylase MltG, yielding MPRQSKPFRSAIVRAMLAVPLIVVALFVLVPGLNSVRQHEAEPRIAVHRGDSFRQIVESLHDAGAVRFRWPLLAAGVLNPKLRNIKPGRYTVPRNLSSVALLDYLHSRPQDEVRLMIPNGVEQTQIASIIAGGLDIDSTAFMAATRDPKLLQSLGIEGRSTEGYLFPGTYNFPWASTPDEVVTFLTRQFRSFYSDSLQQRAKSAGLDENRLLTLASIVEAETPLDEEKPVVASVYLNRLKRNMRLQADPTVQYAIPGPARRLLFKDLEIDSPYNTYRNAGLPPGPICNPGPASINAVLNPARTNYLYFVATGRGGHAFASTLAGHAQNVQHYRSVRAKLLREQAQEADQR